Proteins from a single region of Punica granatum isolate Tunisia-2019 chromosome 8, ASM765513v2, whole genome shotgun sequence:
- the LOC116187902 gene encoding mediator of RNA polymerase II transcription subunit 15a has translation MMENNNWRPAPPGGGGPGGGGGAGGEAVPEGDDWRKHLPQESRQRIVNKIMETLKRHLPFSGPEGLHELRKIAVRFEEKIFHAAVNQPDYLRKISLKMLTMETKSQNSVANSMPSGSAGNGSKPPDSVMQPHLGNQGPSMPNQMVGNQPQVRQQLLSQNIQNNMPTSGVQGSAGLTSTLPPVSGTNQTSIPNIVNQNTNMQNMPNVSQNSLGNPTGQGLASNMFVHPRQMSGRQQVVSQQQQQQQPQNQQQYLYQQQLQNHIMKQKLQQGNIQHSMMPSHMQQQQQPQQQQQSQQNMLQPNQIQPAQQSVMQSSTVMQSSGMQAAPLPDVQQNQQPSIQQTSQPMLQQHQQPVMRHQTQPQQAVHQQQTSLQQQQMMPSQQQQPNMQQKQMISQQNNMVDMQQQQHRMLNQQNNLPNLQQQQPQQQQLMSQQNHLSNLHQQQMAPQTNVSGMHQQQPVMGTQTGNSNMQAGQHSVHMLQQPKVSVQQGSSNMMPGQPSQLPPVQQQLMSQMQPQPGQLQQQVGLQQQQSSLQRDMHQRLQASGSVLQPPQNVMDQQKQLYQNQRGHAEASSMPLDSTAQAGQANGGDWQEEIYKKIKYLKDSYGQDLNEMYQKIATKLQQHDSLPQQPKSEQLEKLKIFKVMLERLIAMLQVPKSEIYPSLKDKLPSYERQIVQFLNSNRPRKQQGQLPPHHMHSVQPQQPQPHVGQVQSNENQMNPPMNIQGSGASMHQNSMTSMQHNSMSSFPVVSNTQPMMSSLQPNPSTESGQGNAMNSLQQVTVGSMPQNPVSAPQQVNVSAMSSQGGLSMLQSNINNLQANSNVLPQNLKQQQEQQMQQQFKQQYQQRQIQLIQQKQQLMQQQQQQQLSQQAKQQQQQQLPTQLQAHQMSQLHPMNEVNEMKIRPGMGVKPGVFQQHQLVTGQRPAYPHQQLKPGSSFPISSPQLLQAVSPQIPQHSSPQIDQQNLLTSITKTGTPLQSASSPFVVPSPSTPLAPSPMPADSENQKPASGISSLSNAGSLGHQHITAAPAGAQSLAIGTPGISASPLLAECSGPDGAHVVASTAVSGKSTVTEYPIERLIRAVKSASPQALGDAVNDIGSVVSMVDRIAGSAPGNGSRAAIGEDLVAMTKCRMQARNFIMQDGPSGTKKIRRYTSAMPLSVASSAGSMNDSFKQIMGAETSDLESTASSSAKRSRSEANHVLKEEIREINQRLIDTVVDISDEDVDPTAAAAVAEGGDGVVVRCSFNAVSLSPGLKSQYGSAQLSPIQPLRLLVPSNYPNCSPVLLDKFPVEVSKEYEDLSAKAKSRFSISLRRLSQPMSLKDIARTWDNCSRAVILEYAEQSGGGSFSSKYGTWENIQTAT, from the exons ATGATGGAGAACAATAACTGGAGACCGGCCCCACCTGGCGGGGGCGGCCCCGGAGGCGGCGGCGGTGCCGGCGGTGAGGCTGTCCCGGAGGGCGATGACTGGAGGAAGCATTTGCCTCAGGAGTCGAGGCAGCGGATAGTCAACAAGAT AATGGAGACTTTGAAAAGGCATCTTCCATTTTCTGGTCCAGAGGGATTGCACGAACTAAGGAAAATAGCAGTTCGGTTTGAGGAAAAGATTTTCCATGCTGCTGTGAACCAG cCCGATTATTTGCGGAAAATATCTTTAAAGATGCTGACCATGGAGACAAAATCTCAAAATTCTGTAGCCAACTCTATGCCCTCTGGTTCTGCTGGCAATGGCAGTAAGCCTCCTGATTCAG TTATGCAGCCCCATCTTGGAAATCAGGGGCCATCAATGCCGAACCAGATGGTGGGTAATCAACCTCAAGTGCGCCAACAACTCTTGTCGCAGAATATTCAGAACAACATGCCAACTTCTGGAGTTCAGGGATCTGCGGGTTTAACCTCTACATTGCCCCCTGTGTCTGGCACAAACCAGACTTCAATACCAAACATTGTGAACCAGAACACGAACATGCAGAACATGCCCAATGTTTCACAGAATTCACTCGGGAACCCAACGGGGCAGGGTTTAGCATccaacatgtttgtgcatccGAGGCAGATGTCAGGAAGGCAACAGGTGGTCTCCCAGCAGCAACAACAGCAACAACCGCAGAATCAGCAGCAGTACCTTTACCAGCAGCAGCTGCAGAATCACATTATGAAGCAGAAGCTCCAGCAAGGAAATATTCAGCACTCAATGATGCCATCTCACATGCAGCAACAACAGCAGCCgcagcaacaacaacaatcGCAGCAGAATATGCTACAACCCAATCAAATCCAACCTGCCCAGCAATCTGTCATGCAGTCATCCACTGTTATGCAATCATCAGGAATGCAGGCGGCTCCTCTTCCTGATGTTCAACAGAATCAGCAGCCTTCCATCCAACAGACATCGCAGCCGATGCTTCAGCAACATCAGCAACCTGTGATGAGGCATCAGACACAGCCACAACAGGCTGTTCATCAACAGCAAACATCCCtacagcagcagcagatgaTGCCATCTCAGCAGCAACAACCAAATAtgcagcaaaagcaaatgatCAGTCAACAGAACAACATGGTGGAcatgcagcagcagcagcacagAATGCTAAACCAACAAAATAATCTCCCAAACCTCCAACAGCAGCAGCCGCAGCAGCAGCAGTTAATGTCTCAGCAAAACCACCTCTCAAATCTCCATCAACAACAAATGGCCCCTCAAACTAATGTTTCCGGAATGCATCAGCAGCAACCTGTGATGGGTACTCAAACTGGTAATTCTAACATGCAAGCTGGTCAACACTCTGTACACATGCTGCAACAGCCCAAAGTTTCGGTTCAGCAAGGGTCTTCAAATATGATGCCTGGCCAGCCATCACAATTACCACCAGTGCAGCAGCAATTGATGTCACAGATGCAACCACAACCCGGGCAGTTGCAGCAGCAGGTGGGCTTACAGCAGCAACAATCTTCGCTTCAAAGAGATATGCATCAAAGACTACAAGCGTCAGGTTCGGTGCTTCAACCCCCCCAAAATGTGATGGATCAACAAAAGCAGCTTTACCAAAATCAGAGGGGCCATGCAGAGGCATCATCGA TGCCTCTTGATTCCACTGCTCAGGCAGGCCAAGCGAATGGAGGTGACTGGCAAGAGGAGATTTATAAGAAG ATAAAATATTTGAAGGATTCGTATGGGCAAGACTTAAATGAGATGTACCAGAAAATTGCTACGAAGCTGCAGCAG CATGATTCTCTTCCTCAGCAACCGAAGTCGGAGCAGCTTGAAAAGCTGAAAATCTTCAAAGTAATGTTGGAGCGCCTTATTGCTATGCTGCAAGTTCCCAAAAGTGAAATATATCCAAGCCTCAAGGATAAGCTGCCTTCTTATGAGAGGCAGATAGTGCAATTCTTAAATTCCAACAGGCCCAGAAAGCAGCAAGGGCAACTTCCACCGCATCATATGCACTCAGTGCAGCCTCAACAGCCACAGCCTCACGTTGGCCAGGTCCAGTCAAATGAGAATCAGATGAATCCCCCAATGAATATCCAGGGTTCCGGTGCTTCCATGCATCAGAACAGTATGACCAGCATGCAGCATAATTCTATGTCTTCATTTCCCGTGGTCTCAAATACACAACCAATGATGAGTTCTCTGCAACCTAATCCCAGTACTGAATCTGGGCAAGGAAATGCGATGAACTCACTGCAGCAGGTTACTGTTGGATCTATGCCACAGAATCCAGTTTCTGCTCCACAGCAGGTGAATGTCAGTGCCATGTCATCACAGGGTGGGCTAAGCATGCTGCAGTCAAATATTAACAATCTTCAAGCAAATTCCAACGTTCTTCCACAGAATCTAAAACAACAGCAAGAACAACAGATGCAGCAGCAGTTCAAGCAACAGTACCAACAACGTCAGATACAACTGATCCAGCAGAAGCAGCAGCTTAtgcagcagcaacagcagcagcagttgagccaacaagcgaagcagcagcagcagcagcaacttCCAACACAGCTGCAGGCTCATCAGATGTCACAACTGCATCCAATGAATGAGGTGAATGAGATGAAAATAAGACCCGGCATGGGCGTTAAACCTGGAGTCTTTCAGCAGCACCAATTAGTAACAGGGCAACGGCCAGCTTATCCTCACCAACAGCTGAAACCGGGATCTTCATTTCCCATCTCCTCCCCTCAGCTTCTGCAGGCTGTGTCCCCTCAGATTCCACAGCATTCTTCCCCACAGATCGATCAGCAGAATCTGCTGACATCTATTACTAAAACTGGGACTCCTTTACAGTCTGCAAGCTCACCTTTTGTGGTCCCATCTCCTTCGACTCCTTTGGCTCCATCCCCTATGCCCGCTGATTCAGAGAACCAGAAGCCTGCTTCTGGCATATCTTCTCTCTCTAATGCTGGGAGTCTCGGCCATCAGCATATAACTGCTGCCCCAGCGGGGGCTCAATCCCTTGCCATTGGCACCCCTGGGATATCGGCCTCACCACTTCTCGCAGAGTGCAGTGGTCCTGACGGAGCTCATGTTGTAGCATCAACAGCTGTCTCTGGGAAATCAACTGTGACTGAGTACCCAATTGAACGCTTGATACGAGCG GTGAAATCGGCATCACCTCAAGCATTAGGTGATGCTGTCAACGACATTGGTTCGGTGGTTAGCATGGTTGATAGGATAGCAGGTTCTGCACCAGGGAATGGATCTAGGGCTGCTATTGGTGAGGACTTAGTAGCTATGACCAAATGCCGTATGCAGGCGAGGAACTTTATCATGCAAGATGGACCAAGTGGTACCAAAAAGATAAGGCGCTACACAAGTGCAATGCCTTTAAGTGTTGCATCTTCAGCTGGCAGTATGAATGATAGTTTCAAACAGATAATGGGTGCGGAGACATCTGACTTGGAGTCGACTGCAAGCTCTAGTGCGAAGAGGTCGAGGAGCGAG GCGAACCATGTCCTTAAGGAAGAGATCAGGGAAATAAACCAACGGCTTATAGATACAGTCGTCGATATTAGTGATGAGGACGTTGATCCAACTGCTGCGGCTGCTGTGGCAGAAGGGGGTGACGGAGTTGTGGTTAGATGCTCTTTCAATGCTGTGTCTCTCAGCCCGGGCTTGAAGTCACAGTACGGTTCTGCACAACTG TCACCTATTCAACCCTTGCGGCTGCTTGTTCCCTCAAATTACCCGAACTGCTCTCCAGTACTCCTTGACAAGTTTCCTGTTGAAGTAAG CAAAGAGTACGAAGATCTCTCGGCGAAGGCAAAGTCCAGGTTTAGCATCTCCCTCCGCAGGCTCTCACAGCCCATGTCCCTCAAGGACATAGCAAGGACATGGGACAATTGTTCCCGAGCGGTCATTCTTGAGTATGCAGAGCAGAGCGGTGGAGGCAGCTTCAGCTCCAAGTACGGGACGTGGGAGAATATCCAAACTGCCACCTAA
- the LOC116187911 gene encoding mediator of RNA polymerase II transcription subunit 15a-like, whose product MMENNNWRPAPPGGGGPGDGGGSGGEAAPEGDDWRKHVPQESRQRMVNKIMETLKRHLQFSGQEGLHELRKIAVQFEEKIFHAAVNQPDYLRKISLNTLTMETKSQNSVANSVSSGSAGNSSEPPDSVPLDSTAEAGQANGGDWQEEIYQKIKSLKDLYLQDLNEMYQKIAMKLQQHDSLPQQPKSEQLEKLKIFKVMLERLIAMLQVPKSEIYPSLKDKLPSYEKQIVQFLNSNRPRMQQGQLPLHHMPSVQPQQSQPHVGQVQSRGTRDSVGEK is encoded by the exons ATGATGGAGAACAATAACTGGAGACCGGCCCCACCTGGCGGGGGCGGCCCCGGAGACGGCGGCGGTTCCGGCGGCGAGGCTGCCCCGGAGGGCGATGACTGGAGGAAGCATGTGCCTCAGGAGTCGAGGCAGCGGATGGTCAACAAGAT AATGGAGACTTTGAAAAGGCATCTTCAATTTTCTGGTCAAGAGGGATTGCACGAACTAAGGAAAATAGCAGTTCAGTTTGAGGAAAAGATTTTCCATGCTGCTGTGAACCAG ccCGATTATTTGCGGAAAATATCTTTAAATACATTGACCATGGAGACAAAATCTCAAAATTCTGTTGCCAATTCTGTGTCCTCCGGTTCTGCTGGCAATAGCAGTGAGCCTCCTGATTCAG TGCCTCTTGATTCCACTGCTGAGGCAGGCCAAGCGAATGGAGGTGACTGGCAAGAGGAGATTTATCAGAAG ATAAAATCTTTGAAGGATTTGTATTTGCAAGACTTAAATGAGATGTACCAGAAAATTGCTATGAAGCTGCAGCAG CATGATTCTCTTCCTCAGCAACCGAAGTCGGAGCAGCTTGAAAAGCTGAAAATCTTCAAAGTAATGTTGGAGCGCCTTATTGCTATGCTGCAAGTTCCCAAAAGTGAAATATATCCAAGCCTCAAGGATAAGCTGCCTTCTTATGAGAAGCAGATAGTGCAATTCTTAAATTCCAACAGGCCCAGAATGCAGCAAGGGCAACTTCCACTGCATCATATGCCCTCAGTGCAGCCTCAACAGTCCCAGCCTCACGTTGGCCAGGTCCAGTCAAGGGGTACAAGGGATTCTGTTGGAGAGAAGTAA